Proteins encoded together in one Catellatospora citrea window:
- a CDS encoding terpene synthase family protein, whose product MFAIPPVDCPLTSRLSPHVALAEQDLTGWARKCGLISDGDGQNWLAGEAYAGHAGRIFPDAQPEDLALLAMIFAWFYLVDDVCDGTAHPEPPRLRRFVTELLALLHGSDSPTEVFAGPARLMLTEIWAVLRERMPDAWQSRFTDAVAVHLDGVITEAENKAAGHLPGVDEYVELRRTASAAEISHLLTELATHTHLPDAIYHHPALREVRLAGTDLLSWFNDLYSLDRDIATAGGHNLVLAISHERELSIEAAVQEAVDMWQQRMDGFAPLRARVPSFGTQFDPAVHAHLDGVAGSVRGTLDWTVVSGRYRGDSRTR is encoded by the coding sequence GTGTTCGCCATCCCCCCGGTCGACTGCCCCCTCACCTCACGCCTGTCGCCGCACGTGGCCCTCGCCGAACAGGACCTGACCGGCTGGGCCCGCAAATGCGGCCTGATCAGCGACGGCGACGGGCAGAACTGGCTGGCCGGGGAGGCGTACGCCGGACATGCCGGCCGGATCTTCCCGGATGCGCAACCGGAAGACCTCGCCCTGCTCGCGATGATCTTCGCCTGGTTCTACCTGGTCGACGACGTCTGCGACGGCACGGCGCACCCCGAGCCGCCCCGCCTGCGCCGCTTCGTCACCGAGCTGCTGGCCCTGCTGCACGGCTCGGACTCACCGACCGAGGTCTTCGCGGGCCCGGCGCGGCTGATGCTCACCGAGATCTGGGCCGTGCTGCGCGAGCGCATGCCCGACGCCTGGCAGAGCCGCTTCACCGACGCGGTGGCGGTGCACCTCGACGGCGTGATCACCGAGGCGGAGAACAAGGCCGCGGGCCACCTGCCCGGCGTCGACGAGTACGTCGAGCTGCGCCGCACGGCCTCCGCGGCGGAGATCTCGCACCTGCTCACCGAGCTGGCCACGCACACCCACCTGCCGGACGCGATCTACCACCACCCGGCGCTGCGCGAGGTCCGGCTGGCCGGCACCGACCTGCTGTCCTGGTTCAACGACCTCTACTCGCTGGACCGCGACATCGCCACCGCCGGTGGTCACAACCTGGTGCTGGCGATCTCCCACGAGCGCGAGCTGTCCATCGAGGCCGCGGTGCAGGAGGCCGTGGACATGTGGCAGCAGCGCATGGACGGCTTCGCCCCGCTGCGGGCCCGGGTGCCGTCGTTCGGCACCCAGTTCGACCCGGCGGTCCATGCCCACCTGGACGGGGTGGCCGGTTCGGTGCGGGGCACCCTGGACTGGACCGTGGTCAGCGGGCGCTACCGCGGCGACTCGCGGACCCGGTAG